The Bacillus sp. F19 DNA segment GTCATAACAAATATGTCGGAATGCTTATCAAAGAGGGGACCAGATGATACGAATGTGTGGGGAGAGCAGCGCATTCTTTTTGGTCATAAACGTCTTGTAGTTGTTGATCCTGCAGGAGGAAGACAGCCGATGACCCGCAAAAAAGGAGAAAATACATTTACAATTTGCTACAATGGCGAGCTTTATAATACAGAAGATATCCGCCTGGAATTACTAAAGCGCGGGTATACATTTGCAGGCCATTCCGACACCGAAGTTCTGCTTTCAGCGTATATGGAGTGGAAAGAAGAATGTGTGCATCATTTAAATGGTATTTTTGCCTTTGCGGTCTGGGACTCAGGTAATGAAAAACTCTTCATTGCAAGAGATCGATTAGGGGTAAAGCCGCTTTTTTATTCTGAGAAGAAGGCATCTCTTATATTTGGCTCAGAACTGAAGGCGATCCTTTCACATCCTGATCAAAAGGCCGTTCTTGACAGGGAAGGATTAAGTGAGATATTTGGACTTGGACCTTCCAGAACGCCAGGAATAGGCGTTTTTAAAGGAGTAAAGGAGCTCCGTCCTGCTCATGCAATGACGTTTTCAAAAGAAGGACTGAAGGTTTGGAGATATTGGAACGTGCAAAGCAGAAGTCATCTTGATTCTTTTGATGAAACAGTCAGCCGCGTTGGATTTTTAGTCAATGATGCAGTGACACGCCAGCTAGTTTCAGATGTTCCAGTGTGCACTTTTCTTTCTGGAGGACTTGATTCTAGTACGATCACCGCAATTGCTGCAAAAGCGTTTGAAAGAGAAGGCAAGGGTCCTCTTCATACGTTTTCCATTGATTACGAAGATAATGATAAGTTTTTTAAAGCGAATGAATTTCAGCCAAACTCAGACGCTCCGTGGATTGATAAAATGACGGATGCTTTTCAAACGGTTCACCACCGGTCAATCATCACACAGCAGCAGCTTGCTGATTACTTAACGGAAGCCGTTGAAGTCAGAGATCTTCCTGGTATGGCGGATATTGATTCTTCTCTTCTATGGTTCTGCAAAGAAATAAAAAAAGATTTTGTCGTAGGACTATCAGGGGAATGTGCAGATGAAATATTCGGCGGATATCCGTGG contains these protein-coding regions:
- the asnB gene encoding asparagine synthase (glutamine-hydrolyzing); amino-acid sequence: MCGITGWVHYQKDLQQHVNVITNMSECLSKRGPDDTNVWGEQRILFGHKRLVVVDPAGGRQPMTRKKGENTFTICYNGELYNTEDIRLELLKRGYTFAGHSDTEVLLSAYMEWKEECVHHLNGIFAFAVWDSGNEKLFIARDRLGVKPLFYSEKKASLIFGSELKAILSHPDQKAVLDREGLSEIFGLGPSRTPGIGVFKGVKELRPAHAMTFSKEGLKVWRYWNVQSRSHLDSFDETVSRVGFLVNDAVTRQLVSDVPVCTFLSGGLDSSTITAIAAKAFEREGKGPLHTFSIDYEDNDKFFKANEFQPNSDAPWIDKMTDAFQTVHHRSIITQQQLADYLTEAVEVRDLPGMADIDSSLLWFCKEIKKDFVVGLSGECADEIFGGYPWFHRPQDLSEDAFPWMRSTDARMNLLRTDWQSKLNLKEYVKTRYQETLEETPLLDGESETESKRRQLFYLNILWFMTTLLDRKDRMSMGASLEVRVPFADHRLVEYVWNIPWDMKMHGNREKGILRKALEGVLPDEVLYRKKSPYPKTHNPHYTKAVKTWLQSLTKNQDSALHVFFDKKALNDIIESEGNSFQAPWYGQLMTGPQLLAHLAQIHVWFEKYRINIEES